In Solidesulfovibrio sp., one DNA window encodes the following:
- a CDS encoding adenylate/guanylate cyclase domain-containing protein, with protein sequence MAGLFLAWLLSLAGIIISFEARTFDWRARLLAPKGPPVDAVRLILLDQPSLDWGARENGLSWPWPREVYGVILDFCRRAGAKAVAFDVLYTEPSAYGVADDKALATAGQALGRFALPVFLGKESGQAMAWPADMPADPLSIQGLDAWLAGTDPAEAPVFPRAAFPVPEVAAGAAILGNVSQEPQFDGVYRKVGLFGVFAGRAVPSLALAARLLAEPGMHASITGRTLRLGPVNVPLDEAGLAIPRWRRSADFMAVSAAAVIQSELALREGGTPSIDPAELKGRYVLFGFSAPGLLDLRPSPVAGVTSGVEIHAQALQSLLTGDFLRVVPHWSGWFLAGLVSLAGALAVSVAPGAAASAAAMAVFLPLPLGLAIGGYVLGWWLPLALPQAAVAGGLGVAVLIGYATEGRQKRFIKSAFRQYLSPDVIEALIAHPERMTLGGELRELTIFFSDLQGFTGISEGLSPQELTALLNKYLTAMTNIILEEGGTIDKYEGDAIIAFWNAPLDQPDHAVRAVRAALRCQDRLTELRPLFRELSGHDLSMRVGLNTGQAVVGNMGSDSRFDYTMLGDAVNLASRLEGVNKQFGTFTMMSAATRAAVGEELAARRIAWVAVVGRGEPVEVYEPLWPEAAAGLAEAHAAFAAALDAFAAGDFAKALAGFAALAANDAAAASYEKRCRRLLENPPETWVGVCVMTSK encoded by the coding sequence TTGGCCGGTCTTTTCCTGGCCTGGCTGCTGTCGCTGGCCGGCATCATCATCTCCTTCGAGGCCCGGACCTTCGATTGGCGGGCCAGGCTGCTCGCGCCCAAGGGGCCGCCGGTGGACGCCGTGCGCCTGATCCTCCTCGACCAGCCGAGCCTGGATTGGGGCGCCAGGGAAAACGGCCTGTCCTGGCCCTGGCCTCGCGAGGTCTACGGCGTGATCCTCGATTTCTGCCGCCGGGCCGGGGCCAAGGCCGTGGCCTTCGACGTGCTCTACACCGAGCCCTCGGCCTACGGCGTGGCCGACGACAAGGCCCTGGCCACGGCCGGCCAGGCGCTCGGCCGGTTCGCGCTGCCGGTTTTCCTGGGCAAGGAGTCGGGCCAGGCCATGGCCTGGCCGGCGGACATGCCGGCCGATCCCCTGTCGATCCAAGGGCTCGACGCTTGGCTTGCCGGCACGGACCCGGCCGAGGCCCCGGTCTTTCCCAGGGCGGCCTTTCCCGTACCCGAGGTGGCGGCCGGGGCGGCCATTCTCGGCAACGTCAGCCAGGAGCCGCAGTTCGACGGCGTCTACCGCAAGGTCGGGCTGTTCGGCGTCTTCGCCGGCCGGGCCGTGCCGTCCCTGGCCCTGGCCGCCAGGCTGCTGGCCGAGCCGGGCATGCACGCGTCCATAACCGGCCGGACGCTGCGCCTGGGGCCGGTGAACGTCCCCTTGGACGAGGCGGGGCTGGCCATTCCCCGCTGGCGGCGCTCGGCGGATTTCATGGCCGTGTCGGCGGCGGCGGTCATCCAGAGCGAATTGGCCCTGCGCGAAGGGGGGACGCCTTCCATCGACCCGGCCGAGTTGAAGGGCCGCTACGTGCTGTTCGGGTTTTCCGCGCCGGGGCTGCTCGACCTGCGCCCGTCGCCCGTGGCCGGGGTGACGTCCGGGGTGGAGATCCACGCCCAGGCCTTGCAAAGCCTGCTTACCGGCGATTTCCTGCGGGTTGTGCCCCACTGGTCGGGCTGGTTCCTGGCCGGGCTCGTTTCCCTGGCCGGGGCGCTGGCCGTATCGGTGGCCCCGGGGGCGGCGGCCTCGGCGGCGGCCATGGCGGTCTTTTTGCCGCTGCCGCTGGGGCTGGCAATCGGAGGCTACGTCCTGGGCTGGTGGCTGCCGCTGGCCCTGCCGCAGGCGGCCGTGGCCGGGGGCCTCGGCGTGGCCGTGCTCATCGGCTACGCCACGGAAGGCCGGCAGAAGCGCTTCATCAAGTCGGCCTTTCGCCAATACCTGAGCCCGGACGTCATCGAGGCGCTGATCGCCCATCCCGAGCGCATGACCCTTGGCGGCGAACTGCGCGAGCTGACCATCTTTTTTTCCGACCTCCAGGGTTTTACCGGCATCTCCGAAGGGCTTTCGCCCCAGGAGCTGACCGCGCTTTTAAACAAGTACCTCACGGCCATGACCAACATCATCCTGGAAGAGGGCGGCACCATCGACAAATACGAGGGCGACGCCATCATCGCCTTCTGGAACGCTCCCCTGGACCAGCCCGACCACGCCGTGCGGGCCGTGCGCGCGGCGCTTCGCTGCCAGGACAGGCTCACCGAGTTGCGGCCCCTTTTTCGGGAGCTCTCCGGCCACGACCTTTCCATGCGCGTGGGGCTCAACACCGGCCAGGCCGTGGTGGGCAACATGGGCTCGGATTCGCGCTTCGACTACACCATGCTCGGCGACGCCGTGAACCTGGCCTCGCGCTTGGAGGGCGTCAACAAGCAGTTCGGCACCTTCACCATGATGTCGGCGGCCACCCGGGCGGCCGTGGGGGAGGAACTCGCCGCCCGGCGCATCGCCTGGGTGGCGGTGGTCGGCCGGGGCGAGCCGGTGGAGGTTTACGAGCCGCTGTGGCCCGAGGCGGCGGCCGGCCTGGCCGAGGCCCACGCCGCCTTCGCCGCGGCCTTGGATGCCTTTGCGGCCGGGGATTTCGCCAAGGCCTTGGCGGGGTTTGCGGCCCTGGCCGCAAACGATGCGGCGGCCGCGTCCTATGAGAAACGCTGCCGCCGCCTGCTGGAAAACCCGCCCGAAACCTGGGTCGGGGTTTGTGTCATGACCTCGAAGTAG